One window of the Candidatus Chryseobacterium colombiense genome contains the following:
- a CDS encoding LLM class flavin-dependent oxidoreductase, with product MKNFEISVLDLAPVKQEKSIHDTFQDSLSLANYTENLDYKRFWLAEHHNMESIASSATSVLIGFIANGTKKIRVGSGGIMLPNHSSLVIAEQFGTLESLFPGRIDLGLGRAPGTDGLTAQALGRNPAIINQQFPRQILELQKYFSKENRDALVRAIPGEGLDIPLYILGSSTDSAFLAAELGLPYAFAGHFAPEQMEMAFNIYKQNFEPSNYLDQPYIIACVNGIAAETSEEAHKISTTLFQAFINIIRNDRKPFAPPVEDMDEIWSSMEKTMVLQKLKYTLIGDQDEIEEKLKSFQEKFNVDELMINSHIYDHQKRLESYHIFRNAKNSIFKA from the coding sequence ATGAAAAATTTTGAAATATCGGTACTTGATCTTGCACCCGTGAAGCAGGAGAAAAGTATTCACGATACCTTTCAGGACAGTTTGTCTTTAGCCAATTATACTGAAAATTTAGATTATAAAAGATTCTGGCTTGCCGAACATCACAATATGGAAAGCATTGCCAGTTCTGCCACTTCTGTTCTCATTGGTTTTATTGCGAACGGAACCAAAAAAATAAGAGTTGGATCGGGTGGAATCATGCTTCCGAACCATAGTTCATTAGTGATTGCAGAACAGTTCGGAACATTAGAGTCACTTTTTCCGGGAAGAATTGATCTGGGACTGGGAAGAGCTCCCGGAACAGACGGATTGACTGCTCAGGCATTGGGAAGAAACCCTGCAATTATCAACCAGCAGTTTCCGAGACAAATTCTGGAGCTACAAAAATATTTTTCAAAGGAAAATCGGGATGCCTTAGTTCGTGCAATTCCGGGAGAAGGATTGGACATTCCGTTGTATATTTTAGGATCAAGTACAGACAGTGCTTTCCTGGCTGCAGAATTAGGACTTCCGTATGCATTTGCAGGACATTTTGCTCCTGAACAAATGGAAATGGCATTTAATATTTACAAGCAGAATTTTGAACCGTCAAACTATTTAGATCAGCCTTACATCATTGCCTGTGTCAATGGAATTGCAGCTGAAACTTCCGAGGAAGCACACAAGATTTCTACTACTTTATTTCAGGCTTTTATTAATATTATAAGAAATGACAGAAAGCCTTTTGCTCCGCCTGTTGAAGATATGGATGAAATTTGGTCATCTATGGAAAAAACAATGGTGTTGCAGAAGTTAAAATATACTTTAATCGGAGATCAGGATGAGATCGAAGAAAAGCTGAAAAGCTTTCAGGAAAAGTTCAATGTGGATGAATTAATGATCAATTCTCATATTTACGATCATCAGAAAAGATTGGAGTCTTATCATATTTTTAGAAATGCTAAAAACTCAATATTCAAAGCATAA
- a CDS encoding helix-turn-helix domain-containing protein: protein MNNHFFDLIEHTNRSVFLTGKAGTGKTTFLNDFVRRTRKKHIVVAPTGIAAINAGGVTIHSMFGLPLRTFLPTTERIDTSLANNIADLMPHFKYRKDKLKLLREVEVIIIDEVSMLRADVMDMMDFSLRFIRRNNQRFGGVQMLFIGDLYQLPPVVRDEHILKLYYNSPFFFDSLAIKEIPLITIELTKVYRQSDEEFLAILNAIRDGDVANIDFGHLNERYDPDFDMGKESYVYLCSHNKMADEINQEKLTEIKVDTKTYEAKLFGEFKENQFPNEQFLELKIGAQIMFIRNDISGEKKYFNGKLGEISGLDENEIKVVLEGSEREITVKREVWEQKKYFLDTDKNIKEEVLGSFEQFPIKLAWAVTIHKSQGLTFDKVIIDAGKSFTAGQVYVALSRCRTLEGIVLKSKITPEVIFKDNRILKFQGETHANDNVEAILNQEKYDYSIRKVLRTVDSQWLLNEVEEWNKLSITAKSIDKVKTNRLYLQLKHEIVNLGKIFEKLERVISQKVNNFIEQKEEWSEIENKTKGAVNFFFTEIRDKVFNPLKEFYAEIKGVKGLKQYNEEFKNWLEDVEEYLNSLKEIHLLETKLLDEKNDKEISMKIAKVPSQVLTFQLFEQGKTISEIALERGLVKETVIGHLAKFAEQGLLDISRVITSDKIKAFENVFYKDPKETLTEWKNALPSDFEFNEIRILINHFTYLKEKGK, encoded by the coding sequence ATGAACAATCATTTTTTTGACTTAATAGAGCATACCAACCGAAGTGTATTTTTAACAGGGAAGGCGGGAACAGGAAAGACGACTTTCCTTAATGATTTTGTGAGGCGTACACGTAAAAAGCATATTGTAGTGGCTCCTACGGGAATTGCTGCAATTAATGCAGGTGGAGTTACCATTCATTCGATGTTCGGACTGCCACTGAGGACTTTTTTACCAACCACCGAAAGGATTGATACAAGCCTGGCAAATAATATTGCCGATCTGATGCCTCATTTTAAATACCGTAAAGATAAACTTAAATTGCTAAGAGAAGTTGAGGTTATTATTATTGATGAAGTGTCAATGCTTCGTGCGGATGTGATGGATATGATGGATTTTTCATTACGGTTTATCCGAAGAAATAATCAACGTTTTGGTGGAGTTCAGATGCTGTTCATCGGAGATTTGTATCAGCTTCCGCCGGTAGTGAGAGATGAGCATATCTTAAAATTATATTACAATTCTCCTTTCTTTTTTGACAGTTTAGCCATCAAAGAAATTCCATTAATTACCATTGAATTAACAAAAGTTTACCGTCAATCCGACGAAGAATTTTTGGCGATCTTAAATGCAATCCGTGATGGAGATGTTGCCAATATCGATTTTGGTCATTTGAATGAAAGATACGATCCTGATTTTGATATGGGAAAAGAATCCTACGTTTACCTGTGTTCACACAATAAAATGGCGGATGAAATCAATCAGGAAAAACTGACGGAAATAAAAGTTGATACTAAAACCTATGAAGCTAAACTTTTTGGAGAATTCAAAGAAAATCAGTTTCCTAATGAACAGTTTTTAGAACTAAAAATAGGAGCTCAGATCATGTTTATCCGTAATGATATTTCGGGAGAAAAGAAATATTTCAACGGAAAATTAGGTGAGATTTCCGGATTGGATGAAAACGAAATTAAAGTTGTTTTAGAAGGAAGTGAAAGAGAAATTACCGTAAAAAGAGAAGTTTGGGAACAGAAAAAATATTTCCTGGACACCGATAAGAATATCAAAGAAGAAGTTTTGGGAAGCTTCGAGCAGTTTCCAATAAAGCTCGCTTGGGCAGTTACGATCCATAAAAGTCAGGGCTTGACGTTTGATAAAGTAATTATTGACGCAGGGAAAAGTTTTACGGCAGGACAGGTGTATGTGGCATTGTCACGTTGCCGAACGTTGGAAGGAATTGTTTTAAAATCGAAAATTACCCCTGAAGTTATTTTTAAGGATAACAGGATTCTGAAATTTCAGGGTGAAACGCATGCCAATGATAATGTAGAAGCCATTCTCAATCAGGAAAAATATGATTACAGTATCAGGAAAGTTCTTCGTACGGTAGATTCTCAATGGCTGCTGAATGAAGTTGAAGAATGGAATAAATTATCCATCACAGCAAAAAGTATTGATAAAGTGAAGACAAATCGGCTGTACCTTCAGCTCAAACATGAGATTGTCAACCTTGGAAAGATCTTCGAAAAATTAGAAAGAGTGATTTCTCAGAAGGTCAATAATTTTATTGAACAGAAGGAGGAATGGTCTGAAATTGAAAATAAAACAAAAGGTGCGGTTAATTTCTTCTTTACAGAGATCAGAGATAAAGTTTTTAATCCTCTAAAAGAATTCTATGCCGAAATAAAAGGGGTAAAAGGGTTAAAACAATACAATGAGGAATTTAAAAACTGGCTGGAAGATGTGGAAGAATATCTGAACAGTTTAAAAGAGATCCATTTGTTGGAGACGAAATTGCTGGATGAAAAAAATGATAAGGAAATCAGTATGAAAATTGCTAAAGTTCCGTCTCAGGTTCTTACTTTCCAATTATTTGAGCAAGGGAAAACAATTTCAGAAATCGCGCTGGAAAGAGGATTGGTGAAAGAAACAGTGATCGGTCATCTGGCGAAGTTTGCAGAACAGGGCTTATTGGATATTTCAAGAGTGATTACATCAGACAAAATAAAGGCTTTTGAAAATGTTTTCTATAAAGATCCAAAAGAAACCTTAACCGAGTGGAAGAATGCATTACCAAGTGATTTTGAGTTTAATGAAATCAGGATTCTGATCAATCATTTTACTTATTTGAAGGAGAAAGGAAAATAA